One window from the genome of Treponema sp. OMZ 838 encodes:
- a CDS encoding ABC transporter ATP-binding protein produces the protein MITFCDVSFCYGEAELAVGNRQDACIEGMFFDIRNGECVVLCGRSGAGKSTVLRLINGLAPAFYEGTLHGSVLVAGREPASMPPEQRVRTFGVVFQDPRSQFFMNSVQDEIAFSAENIGLEPMYVKEKVREAAALLNIEPLLCRTVDTLSAGQKQRVAIAAALILSPQILILDEPVSNLDADGIEILTGLLAEIKKRGTTIIISEHRLHTFLGIADSFLHIENGRAAHRWTAEEFCRLQEGELRQFGFRYPGMADLSLRTNHIHTTEVIGAAERAVLKKTQGRAAAVETSTPDPVVKLPEAAKIEPDASRAALCVSNVTYLYRNGRYTECHGEDGSGRAMECGIRNISLTFPQGSITALTGKNGAGKTTLCKILCGLLRQQSGCITLHGQKLSCAQRRRMSYFVMQDADYQLYSDSVINELLLGRKLSQSVKEHAEKALELFRLQAVRNRHPASLSGGEKQRVVIAAAYCSEAQLFVFDEPTSGMDGEGLLSMVQWVDALAQAGKTVVIITHDELLTELACDYRLKIIHS, from the coding sequence ATGATTACATTTTGTGATGTATCGTTTTGTTATGGGGAAGCGGAGCTTGCGGTAGGGAACCGGCAGGATGCTTGCATTGAGGGAATGTTCTTCGATATACGGAACGGGGAATGCGTTGTTTTGTGCGGAAGATCAGGGGCTGGAAAGAGTACCGTGTTGAGGCTGATCAATGGTTTAGCTCCGGCATTTTACGAGGGAACACTACATGGTTCGGTGCTGGTTGCCGGGAGAGAACCTGCGTCTATGCCGCCTGAGCAGCGAGTGCGGACGTTCGGAGTTGTGTTTCAAGACCCGCGCAGTCAATTTTTTATGAACAGTGTGCAGGATGAAATTGCGTTTTCCGCAGAGAATATCGGACTGGAGCCGATGTACGTGAAAGAAAAGGTACGAGAAGCGGCTGCACTTCTTAACATAGAGCCGCTGTTATGCCGAACCGTTGATACCCTATCGGCAGGGCAAAAACAACGGGTAGCGATTGCTGCAGCGCTTATTTTATCGCCTCAAATCTTGATCTTAGACGAACCTGTTTCTAATTTGGATGCGGACGGTATCGAAATTCTTACCGGTCTTTTGGCGGAGATTAAAAAGCGGGGAACAACGATTATCATCAGTGAGCACCGGCTGCACACATTTTTAGGAATTGCAGATTCATTTTTGCATATCGAAAACGGTAGGGCTGCACACCGGTGGACGGCAGAGGAGTTTTGCCGTTTGCAGGAAGGTGAGCTACGGCAATTCGGATTTCGCTATCCCGGTATGGCGGACTTATCTTTGCGGACAAATCACATTCATACAACGGAAGTGATAGGAGCAGCTGAAAGAGCCGTACTAAAAAAAACGCAAGGAAGAGCCGCAGCAGTAGAAACGTCAACACCGGATCCGGTTGTAAAATTACCGGAAGCGGCAAAAATAGAGCCGGATGCATCGCGAGCTGCTTTATGTGTGTCGAATGTAACGTATTTATACCGGAATGGACGGTATACGGAATGTCACGGCGAAGACGGTTCCGGTCGGGCAATGGAATGCGGTATACGGAATATCAGTCTTACATTTCCGCAGGGGAGTATTACTGCACTGACCGGAAAAAACGGTGCCGGTAAAACTACCTTGTGCAAGATACTGTGCGGACTGTTGCGGCAGCAGAGTGGATGCATTACCCTGCACGGACAGAAGCTCTCGTGTGCACAGCGGCGGCGAATGAGCTATTTTGTGATGCAGGATGCCGATTATCAGCTGTACTCCGACAGCGTCATCAATGAGCTGCTGCTGGGACGAAAGCTGTCTCAAAGCGTAAAAGAGCACGCGGAAAAAGCACTTGAGCTGTTCCGCTTGCAGGCGGTACGGAACCGGCATCCTGCGTCGCTATCCGGCGGAGAAAAACAGCGGGTGGTAATTGCCGCGGCGTATTGCTCGGAAGCGCAGCTCTTTGTGTTCGATGAGCCGACCAGCGGTATGGACGGCGAAGGGCTTTTAAGTATGGTGCAGTGGGTTGATGCGCTTGCACAAGCGGGAAAAACCGTTGTCATTATCACCCATGATGAGCTGTTGACCGAACTCGCTTGTGATTACCGGTTAAAAATTATACACTCTTGA
- a CDS encoding energy-coupling factor transporter transmembrane protein EcfT, producing the protein MQENKTAVFDARTLLFLDMLIMVFMLISGKPEVTLGSFIVAAAVPVITGLYGALVCYAILFAVLFSYYQLIFHLKLPVFHYAFFFVIGILAFIVQRIIPFMLQGTVIKKQKNISEITMALERMRLPRGIILSIAVMFRYFPAIKDDFFVIIDSMKLKGLYTSKRSAMLHPIRTMEFIIVPMLFKSLRTAEELSCAALIKGIENTGKKTSYFDVKLRSIDLIFSFAALAILTASTSVKLF; encoded by the coding sequence ATGCAAGAAAACAAAACGGCCGTATTCGATGCGAGAACACTTCTTTTTTTAGATATGTTGATTATGGTTTTTATGCTGATTTCCGGAAAGCCGGAAGTAACGCTCGGCTCTTTTATTGTTGCGGCAGCAGTGCCGGTCATAACGGGATTATACGGCGCCTTAGTGTGCTACGCTATTTTGTTTGCAGTGCTTTTTTCTTATTACCAACTGATTTTTCATTTGAAGCTGCCGGTGTTTCACTACGCGTTTTTTTTCGTTATTGGAATACTCGCTTTTATCGTACAGCGGATTATTCCCTTTATGCTCCAGGGGACGGTAATTAAAAAGCAAAAAAATATTTCGGAAATTACGATGGCGCTCGAACGTATGCGACTACCGAGAGGAATTATTCTCAGTATAGCGGTGATGTTCCGCTATTTTCCTGCAATAAAAGATGACTTTTTTGTTATCATCGATTCGATGAAGCTGAAAGGTTTGTATACGTCAAAACGTTCGGCTATGCTTCATCCGATAAGGACGATGGAATTTATAATTGTGCCGATGCTGTTTAAAAGTCTGCGAACTGCCGAAGAACTTTCCTGCGCAGCACTGATCAAGGGCATTGAAAACACCGGTAAGAAAACATCGTATTTTGATGTCAAGCTCAGATCGATTGACCTTATATTTTCGTTCGCCGCACTCGCAATTCTAACAGCAAGTACAAGCGTAAAATTATTTTGA
- a CDS encoding energy-coupling factor transporter transmembrane protein EcfT has protein sequence MRNLDPRTHLAVMLCATAVWFFYEQIGQMHCLCLLAGCYLLQVKEVRTAGRLCFFYTILQVLARICAPHTALLYVILHTLARSIPLVMFAAAIVKSNPSRLMASWQSLHIPKSVTIMLCMMMRFFPVLWKEMASIREGIKARGLFPHWHDYVRHPVIVYESFFVPFTVRCLKLSAELGATAELRGLDAPQKRSSIYAAPLSVYDYLAVGLYGTAMVLIAIV, from the coding sequence GTGCGGAATCTCGACCCCCGAACACACCTTGCTGTTATGCTGTGCGCCACGGCTGTTTGGTTCTTCTACGAGCAGATCGGGCAAATGCATTGCCTGTGCCTGCTGGCAGGCTGTTATCTGCTGCAGGTGAAGGAGGTGCGAACGGCAGGGCGTTTGTGCTTTTTCTATACTATTCTCCAAGTACTTGCCCGGATCTGTGCGCCGCATACAGCGCTGCTCTATGTGATCCTGCATACCCTTGCCCGATCAATTCCGCTCGTGATGTTCGCTGCCGCCATTGTAAAAAGCAATCCGAGTAGGCTGATGGCAAGCTGGCAAAGCCTGCATATTCCTAAGTCCGTGACGATTATGCTCTGCATGATGATGCGCTTTTTTCCGGTACTGTGGAAAGAGATGGCATCGATTCGGGAGGGGATTAAGGCACGGGGATTGTTTCCGCATTGGCATGATTATGTCCGTCATCCGGTTATTGTGTATGAAAGTTTTTTTGTACCGTTTACCGTTCGCTGTTTAAAGCTGTCGGCAGAATTGGGTGCAACAGCGGAACTGCGCGGTTTGGACGCTCCTCAAAAACGAAGCAGCATATATGCCGCTCCGCTATCTGTCTACGACTACCTTGCGGTTGGACTATACGGTACCGCAATGGTTCTCATTGCCATTGTGTAA
- a CDS encoding MptD family putative ECF transporter S component yields MEVKTNDSARLRLKDIITLSIFNIAMLVIMVIVKMVMTIAATPALDYLFYVGVMAFFCAPLYIVMSNKTAKHGTFLVTAIFCGLMMAAFGSAWFSAVMLAVGLICELLMLGNTTYKNPVRNGIGYVVYWTLYAWGSSIPLFFFKEPYLKSLGDSYTEEGKQVLIRFYGSLDMMLLIGLISAALAAAGFWVGMLFFKKHIQKAKLA; encoded by the coding sequence ATGGAAGTAAAAACAAACGATTCGGCTCGACTGCGGTTAAAGGATATTATCACGCTTTCGATTTTTAATATTGCGATGCTGGTGATTATGGTTATCGTTAAGATGGTTATGACAATAGCGGCAACACCCGCACTCGATTACCTTTTTTACGTCGGCGTGATGGCTTTTTTCTGCGCACCGCTCTACATTGTTATGTCAAACAAAACAGCAAAACACGGAACATTCCTTGTAACGGCAATTTTTTGCGGATTGATGATGGCTGCGTTCGGTTCGGCATGGTTTTCTGCAGTGATGCTTGCAGTAGGTCTCATCTGCGAGCTTTTGATGCTTGGTAATACTACCTACAAAAACCCGGTGCGGAACGGTATCGGCTATGTGGTATATTGGACGCTGTACGCTTGGGGTAGTTCAATTCCGTTGTTCTTTTTTAAAGAGCCGTATTTGAAGAGCTTAGGTGATTCATATACCGAAGAAGGCAAGCAAGTGTTGATTCGTTTTTACGGTTCGCTTGATATGATGCTGCTTATCGGTTTGATTTCGGCGGCACTTGCGGCTGCAGGTTTTTGGGTCGGTATGCTGTTTTTCAAAAAACATATTCAAAAAGCAAAGTTAGCGTAA
- a CDS encoding AraC family transcriptional regulator: MNSCAHATEWHGTRAAIVSNTNLITEYAINCDTPNGRMKTFHLFSGVDYALTTFEAVSCDYRKEPVPNILEIAYCKSGRFECEYKSGYFTYIGEGDFAVGVLEAQTEKPYFPLGYYTGCTIIIDVKKTGMVFQNTIEGISIDLAALLQNYCPDNKCAVIKTPPMLLRIFNELYEASQDCCFPSDTTNGYLRLKVLELLFLLQHYKPQKQSAAHTCFSGVYIKKIKAIKADITEHWSENPRLKDLSQKYGIGLTVMKDCFKAVYGKPIYAFQKEYKMQKAAQLLHTTEKSITEIASLIGYENPNKFSSAFKNTFGCSPREYRRNNL, encoded by the coding sequence ATGAACTCTTGTGCGCACGCAACCGAATGGCACGGAACACGCGCCGCTATTGTATCTAATACCAATTTGATAACGGAATATGCTATCAACTGCGATACACCGAACGGGCGTATGAAAACCTTTCATTTATTCTCAGGAGTTGATTATGCACTTACAACTTTTGAAGCGGTCTCATGTGATTACCGAAAAGAGCCGGTACCGAATATTCTGGAAATAGCCTATTGCAAATCAGGTAGGTTTGAATGCGAATATAAAAGCGGTTATTTTACATATATCGGTGAAGGTGATTTTGCTGTCGGTGTTTTGGAGGCTCAAACCGAAAAGCCTTATTTCCCGTTAGGATATTACACCGGCTGTACAATCATTATCGATGTCAAAAAGACAGGTATGGTTTTTCAGAATACTATCGAAGGCATATCCATTGACCTAGCGGCACTACTGCAAAACTATTGTCCCGACAATAAATGCGCAGTTATTAAAACACCGCCAATGCTGCTCCGTATATTCAATGAATTATATGAAGCATCCCAAGATTGCTGCTTTCCCTCTGATACAACAAACGGCTACCTGCGGCTGAAAGTTTTAGAGCTGTTGTTTTTATTGCAGCACTATAAACCGCAAAAGCAGTCTGCGGCACATACCTGTTTTTCAGGAGTATATATAAAAAAGATAAAAGCGATTAAAGCTGATATTACGGAACACTGGAGCGAAAATCCGCGGTTAAAAGATTTGTCGCAAAAATACGGCATCGGTTTAACGGTAATGAAAGACTGTTTTAAGGCGGTATACGGAAAACCGATTTATGCTTTTCAAAAAGAATACAAAATGCAAAAAGCGGCGCAGCTATTACACACTACGGAAAAATCGATTACAGAAATCGCCTCCCTAATTGGATACGAAAATCCGAATAAGTTTTCTTCCGCTTTTAAGAATACATTCGGGTGTTCTCCGCGGGAATACCGCCGGAATAATTTATAA
- a CDS encoding DUF1284 domain-containing protein: METLCLRPHHLLCTRAFKGNGYSPAFVENMQRVIDRLKTGCDITLVTGVDAICALCPERIGNHCRSEAKVMGFDEAVLSQLGLERKTYTYTEIEKVLTARLTEPVYECICRGCEWKQTGICCYADVKRSLLAK; the protein is encoded by the coding sequence ATGGAAACACTCTGTCTGCGTCCGCACCATCTGTTATGCACCCGTGCATTTAAAGGTAACGGCTATTCTCCCGCATTTGTTGAAAATATGCAGCGTGTTATCGATCGGTTAAAAACCGGCTGCGATATTACCTTAGTGACAGGCGTCGATGCCATTTGCGCCCTATGTCCCGAAAGAATCGGCAATCACTGCCGCTCGGAAGCAAAAGTAATGGGCTTTGATGAAGCTGTTCTATCGCAGCTCGGATTGGAAAGAAAAACATATACTTATACCGAAATAGAAAAGGTACTTACAGCCCGATTAACCGAACCCGTATACGAGTGCATTTGCCGTGGCTGTGAATGGAAGCAAACCGGCATCTGCTGTTACGCTGATGTAAAACGGTCTTTACTCGCAAAATAA
- a CDS encoding ABC transporter ATP-binding protein, translating to MINLNDVSYKYNDATAQAIRHISLSVKKGELVAITGKSGCGKTTLFRCMNGLCPHFYEGEITGSLTLNGNALSSMHICDISDIVASVFQNSESQFFTTDVLSDLVYPCENYGIEKEEIQERLHRVTKLLSLEPLLNRKLSELSGGEKQKIAIASVLMLDTRVVLMDEPSSNLDYRSVELLTQILAQLKLKDYTILIIEHRLHYLAELCDRLIVMENGSIVREYEKALLRTIGNDELHKQGLRGLHLFQNNCDTLISPQRQHTDKPLLVLHDIHFSYQKNVEVLKGIHLSIYPGDKIALIGKNGCGKTTLGKILCGLKREKSGNLLFDGSAFPAKVRSKTVGYVMQNVDFQLFGCSVYDDLLLGNEMLHDRKNQIQTVLAKICLSELQEQHPTTLSMGQKQRLVVASSFLQNKRLTIFDEPTSGLDYGNMQNVCALIDSITGKTNASVIITHDYEFILNTCNRVVLLEDGRITEDFQLNGSMQLEHIFKERL from the coding sequence ATGATCAATCTGAATGATGTAAGCTACAAATATAACGATGCTACGGCACAGGCAATTCGACACATATCCTTGTCCGTAAAAAAAGGTGAATTGGTTGCTATTACCGGAAAAAGTGGCTGCGGAAAAACAACACTGTTTCGCTGTATGAATGGGCTGTGTCCTCATTTTTATGAAGGAGAAATAACCGGCAGCCTTACGCTAAACGGCAATGCTCTTTCATCGATGCATATATGCGATATATCAGACATTGTGGCATCCGTTTTTCAAAATTCCGAAAGCCAGTTTTTTACTACCGATGTGCTTTCCGATCTTGTGTACCCATGCGAAAATTACGGTATAGAAAAAGAGGAAATACAAGAGCGGCTGCACCGTGTTACAAAACTGTTATCGCTGGAACCGCTTTTGAACAGAAAGCTTTCGGAACTCTCCGGAGGTGAAAAACAAAAGATTGCAATCGCTTCTGTTTTAATGTTGGATACGCGCGTTGTATTGATGGATGAGCCGTCTTCCAATCTTGACTATCGATCCGTTGAATTGCTTACACAAATACTTGCACAGCTAAAATTAAAAGATTACACGATACTCATCATCGAACATCGGCTGCATTATTTGGCGGAACTCTGCGATCGGCTCATCGTAATGGAAAACGGGTCTATAGTACGGGAATATGAAAAAGCTTTGTTACGCACTATCGGTAATGATGAGTTGCACAAACAAGGACTTCGCGGCTTGCATTTATTTCAAAATAACTGCGATACACTGATCTCTCCGCAGCGGCAACATACAGACAAACCGTTGTTGGTACTGCACGATATTCATTTTTCCTATCAAAAAAATGTTGAGGTTTTAAAAGGAATACATCTTTCAATATATCCCGGAGACAAGATCGCTTTAATCGGTAAAAACGGATGCGGAAAAACAACGCTTGGGAAAATCCTTTGCGGATTAAAACGAGAGAAAAGCGGCAATCTCTTATTTGACGGAAGCGCATTCCCTGCAAAGGTACGCAGTAAGACGGTCGGGTATGTGATGCAGAATGTAGACTTTCAGCTTTTCGGGTGCAGTGTATATGATGATTTATTGCTCGGTAACGAAATGCTGCACGACCGGAAAAATCAAATACAAACAGTGCTTGCAAAGATTTGTCTTTCAGAGCTGCAAGAACAACACCCGACCACACTGTCGATGGGACAAAAACAGCGTTTAGTGGTCGCATCATCATTTTTGCAAAATAAGCGGCTTACTATTTTTGACGAACCGACAAGCGGTTTGGATTACGGCAATATGCAAAATGTCTGTGCATTAATCGATTCGATAACAGGCAAGACAAACGCCTCTGTTATTATTACGCATGATTATGAGTTCATTTTGAACACCTGCAATAGAGTTGTTCTTTTGGAAGACGGACGGATAACCGAAGATTTTCAATTGAACGGCTCGATGCAGTTGGAACATATTTTTAAAGAGAGGTTATAA
- a CDS encoding AraC family transcriptional regulator: MIILGTSKLTNSYQSFIEHTGSTLTKKSALLNECFDTYQFSSDYGKGYTAVYQLDSYASICIAEHSYIRDFEYSVPAEDSISIQQYDSIDSDRRYPQGNVSAGMQYIAYAPDNRTYRYVIKKNVPAKVIGIQLLPDYYETYLKKEFSIKGIDLKKYLQVFPHGVVIPEIAAIFSKIRSFNGSELSSRLFFKSKIDELTAIIMQKAEEFRSMHDLKLAASDKCAVAKITEYANDHLSQNFLLSELAAEAYMSVSKFKYVFKAVTGQTFSGYITQKKMEKACELLTHSNLYVAEIAYRLGYKNAGSFSTQFKNYTGILPSDYRTH, from the coding sequence TTGATTATATTAGGAACATCAAAATTGACCAACAGTTATCAAAGTTTTATAGAACATACCGGCAGCACACTTACCAAAAAAAGCGCGCTGCTGAACGAGTGTTTTGATACATACCAATTCTCATCCGACTACGGCAAAGGATACACTGCCGTATATCAGCTCGATTCCTATGCGAGTATATGCATTGCGGAACATTCATATATCAGGGATTTTGAATATTCCGTGCCGGCAGAGGACTCCATCAGCATACAGCAGTATGATTCCATCGATTCTGATCGGCGTTATCCGCAGGGGAATGTATCGGCAGGAATGCAGTATATCGCTTATGCACCGGATAACCGAACCTATCGATATGTCATCAAAAAAAATGTTCCGGCAAAGGTGATTGGTATTCAGCTGCTGCCGGATTATTACGAAACATATCTCAAAAAAGAGTTCAGTATAAAAGGAATTGATTTAAAAAAATATCTACAGGTGTTTCCGCATGGTGTTGTAATTCCTGAAATTGCAGCGATATTTAGCAAGATACGCAGCTTTAACGGGAGTGAACTTAGTTCACGGCTCTTTTTCAAAAGCAAGATCGATGAGCTGACTGCAATCATTATGCAGAAAGCGGAAGAGTTCCGCTCTATGCATGATCTAAAACTTGCAGCTTCCGACAAGTGTGCCGTTGCAAAGATCACAGAATATGCGAACGATCATTTATCTCAAAACTTTTTGTTATCCGAACTGGCAGCCGAAGCATATATGAGTGTTTCAAAATTCAAATATGTGTTTAAAGCGGTTACGGGGCAAACATTCTCCGGCTACATAACGCAAAAAAAGATGGAAAAAGCCTGCGAACTTTTAACACACAGCAATCTCTATGTTGCGGAAATTGCTTACCGGCTCGGCTACAAAAATGCGGGAAGTTTTTCAACTCAATTTAAAAACTATACGGGTATCTTGCCGTCGGACTACCGCACCCATTGA
- the metG gene encoding methionine--tRNA ligase: MKRKLITSALPYVNNIPHLGNLIQVLSADVFARFCRLRGYTSLYVCGTDEYGTATETKALEEGKTPRELCDYYHAIHRDIYHWFNIAFDYFGRTSTPQQTEIVQGIFKDIEKNGFIKEHSMEQLHCAHCNRFLADRYVRGTCPHCGYEDARGDQCEACGKLLEPTELKAPRCSTCGAAPEPRSTKHLYIDLPGIVPQYEPWMQKASVEGQWSNNAVQMTKGWLRDGLQERAITRDLKWGIPVPKAGFEDKVFYVWFDAPIGYISITKCFTDLTGADWKNWWLEQNDIELFQFIGKDNIPFHTVIFPSSLIASGKDWVKLHHISSSEYLNYESGKFSKSKGIGVFGSDAKDSGIPADMWRFYIFYNRPEKNDALFTWKDFQERVNSELVGNLCNLINRTLTFVSRYYDGVIPQRDGMAFAREDVRAVTEGLRAAAKYSIEKITALLEEAELRDAFHELFTLSSVANKAFQDGEPWKNREADPEKAEALLFELCYLIKDLLILMHPYMPEYADAVASFLGIKIWSGNVFDWEHPVQPRPENTLAWKNLLERSGLERVQKPAIIFKTLENDAIAAYRERYAGSQKERAAQAGKQAAGKQAGGEQGGKKQQNAGSKNEKQKAKPEWADISPEQLFTDYISLKTAKILSVEKHPDADKLFVETIDDGSEGGRVILSGLAPYFAPEELVGADIILAENLKPRKMRGIESKGMLLASHYTDADGTERVELVGMPGAAAGTPVMLGDAEAATSPVQKPQAIDAEMFFAVPFTVEDFRVCAAGKQLLVNGKPLVMKHVKTGTVQ, encoded by the coding sequence ATGAAACGAAAATTGATTACTTCAGCCCTTCCTTATGTGAATAATATCCCGCATCTCGGGAATTTAATTCAAGTCTTGTCCGCCGATGTCTTTGCGCGTTTTTGCAGGCTCCGCGGATATACGAGTTTATATGTATGCGGTACCGACGAATACGGTACGGCAACCGAAACAAAGGCCCTCGAAGAAGGGAAAACGCCGCGCGAATTGTGCGACTACTACCATGCGATCCACCGCGATATTTATCATTGGTTCAATATTGCGTTTGACTACTTCGGACGCACCTCCACACCTCAGCAAACAGAAATCGTTCAGGGGATTTTTAAAGATATTGAAAAAAACGGCTTTATAAAAGAACATTCGATGGAACAGCTCCATTGTGCACACTGTAACCGCTTTTTGGCAGACCGCTATGTACGCGGTACCTGTCCTCACTGCGGTTACGAAGATGCGCGCGGCGATCAGTGTGAAGCCTGCGGCAAGCTGCTGGAGCCGACCGAACTAAAAGCTCCCCGCTGTTCAACCTGCGGAGCTGCGCCGGAGCCGCGCAGTACCAAGCACCTCTACATCGATTTGCCGGGCATTGTGCCGCAGTATGAACCGTGGATGCAGAAAGCAAGCGTAGAAGGGCAGTGGAGCAACAATGCCGTGCAGATGACCAAGGGATGGCTGCGCGACGGTTTACAGGAACGCGCCATCACCCGCGACCTGAAATGGGGCATCCCTGTTCCGAAAGCGGGTTTTGAAGATAAGGTATTCTACGTTTGGTTTGATGCCCCGATTGGCTATATCTCTATTACAAAATGCTTTACCGATTTAACCGGAGCCGATTGGAAAAACTGGTGGCTTGAGCAAAACGACATCGAGCTGTTTCAGTTCATTGGAAAAGATAATATCCCCTTCCATACGGTGATTTTCCCCAGCTCACTCATTGCATCGGGGAAGGATTGGGTAAAGCTCCATCATATTTCAAGCAGCGAGTACCTCAACTACGAGTCCGGCAAATTCTCCAAATCGAAGGGGATCGGCGTGTTCGGCTCCGATGCTAAGGATTCAGGGATTCCGGCAGATATGTGGCGCTTCTACATCTTCTATAACCGCCCCGAAAAGAATGATGCCCTGTTTACGTGGAAGGATTTTCAGGAGCGGGTAAACAGCGAGCTGGTGGGGAACCTGTGTAATCTGATAAACCGGACGCTCACCTTTGTGTCGCGTTATTATGACGGCGTTATCCCGCAGCGGGATGGGATGGCTTTCGCCCGTGAGGATGTCCGTGCGGTAACGGAAGGCTTGCGTGCTGCAGCAAAGTATAGCATTGAAAAAATTACCGCACTGCTTGAAGAAGCGGAACTGCGCGATGCCTTCCACGAGCTGTTTACACTTTCCTCAGTTGCCAACAAGGCGTTCCAAGACGGAGAGCCGTGGAAAAACCGCGAGGCTGATCCCGAAAAAGCGGAGGCGCTCCTCTTTGAACTGTGCTATTTAATCAAGGATTTGCTGATATTGATGCACCCGTATATGCCGGAATACGCCGATGCGGTTGCGTCGTTCTTAGGTATTAAGATATGGTCGGGCAATGTCTTTGACTGGGAACATCCCGTACAGCCCCGTCCTGAAAATACCCTTGCGTGGAAAAACCTCTTGGAGCGGAGCGGTTTGGAGCGGGTGCAAAAGCCTGCAATCATCTTTAAAACGCTGGAAAACGATGCGATTGCAGCATATCGTGAGCGCTATGCAGGCAGTCAAAAGGAACGTGCCGCGCAAGCCGGAAAACAGGCTGCGGGAAAGCAAGCAGGCGGAGAACAGGGCGGAAAAAAACAGCAGAATGCGGGAAGCAAAAACGAGAAGCAGAAAGCCAAGCCGGAATGGGCGGATATTTCTCCCGAACAGCTGTTTACCGATTATATTTCGTTAAAAACTGCGAAAATCCTTTCTGTGGAAAAACATCCCGATGCGGATAAACTCTTTGTGGAAACCATTGACGATGGATCGGAAGGTGGGCGGGTTATCCTTTCCGGCTTAGCGCCGTATTTTGCGCCGGAAGAGCTGGTTGGTGCGGATATTATCCTCGCAGAAAACTTAAAGCCGCGGAAAATGCGCGGTATTGAATCGAAGGGAATGCTCTTAGCGTCTCATTATACCGATGCGGACGGAACCGAGCGGGTTGAACTGGTCGGAATGCCCGGTGCGGCTGCCGGTACACCGGTAATGCTGGGAGATGCCGAAGCAGCTACGTCGCCGGTACAAAAACCGCAAGCTATTGATGCGGAGATGTTCTTTGCGGTGCCCTTTACGGTAGAAGATTTCCGCGTATGCGCTGCCGGAAAACAGCTCTTGGTAAACGGCAAACCGCTCGTAATGAAGCACGTTAAAACCGGTACGGTACAGTAA
- a CDS encoding Rpn family recombination-promoting nuclease/putative transposase, producing MQKLPNIPMRFTARNDYAFKKLFGTEENKDIMIEFLSLVTLLSTDDFDDVRIENSEQIPRFYNDKTGRLDIKIRLRDGRKIDVEMQNTYFDYYPKRSIFYCSKLIHEHFMSGFQYAQLKKCIAINVLNSPFKLSEKIHSIYQIRETEEQTLLDELLEIHFLDLTKLQKENLTSLEKWLMFIKTDSKEERSMLAQGNPVMAKANKVMDIFYLDEQERKRYEAAWEYESDRLSMISESERKGLERGRAEGKSLGLAEGSRQKALETAKTMLTMGYPLSDICKIVGLPQAEVEALK from the coding sequence ATGCAAAAATTACCGAATATCCCAATGCGTTTCACCGCACGAAACGACTACGCATTCAAAAAGCTCTTTGGTACCGAGGAAAATAAAGACATCATGATTGAATTCCTCTCTTTGGTTACCCTTTTGAGCACAGATGATTTTGACGATGTTCGTATCGAAAACAGTGAACAGATTCCCCGATTCTACAACGATAAAACCGGGCGGCTCGATATAAAAATCCGCTTACGCGACGGCCGTAAAATCGATGTAGAGATGCAGAATACCTATTTTGATTATTATCCTAAACGCAGTATCTTTTACTGTTCTAAACTGATCCATGAACATTTTATGAGCGGCTTCCAGTATGCGCAGTTGAAAAAGTGTATTGCAATCAATGTGCTGAATAGCCCGTTTAAGCTGAGTGAAAAGATACATTCAATCTATCAGATACGGGAAACGGAAGAACAAACACTCTTGGATGAGCTTTTGGAGATTCACTTTTTAGACTTAACAAAGCTGCAAAAAGAGAATTTGACAAGCCTAGAAAAATGGCTTATGTTTATCAAAACAGACAGTAAGGAGGAGCGGTCTATGCTCGCACAAGGGAATCCTGTAATGGCGAAGGCAAACAAAGTAATGGATATCTTTTATCTAGATGAGCAAGAGCGGAAGCGGTATGAGGCAGCGTGGGAATATGAAAGCGACCGGCTCTCGATGATAAGCGAGTCTGAACGGAAAGGTCTTGAACGCGGGAGAGCTGAAGGCAAATCGCTCGGTCTTGCCGAAGGTTCCCGCCAAAAAGCGCTCGAAACGGCAAAAACCATGCTTACAATGGGCTATCCCCTTAGCGATATTTGTAAAATTGTAGGACTCCCTCAAGCAGAAGTGGAAGCACTTAAATAA